A region of Bifidobacterium adolescentis ATCC 15703 DNA encodes the following proteins:
- a CDS encoding glycoside hydrolase family 3 protein, translated as MLQINMADVMNVIGSLTPYLIAIGVLFVLALIITFAVNKKTVKDVATRKIVHSESWLVALVGIVVAVSMMLTGPLSTLLNNATITKYTLSDATVSKANELAKDVQSEAVTLLKNDDSNLPLSGKKVNVFGWGSTNPVYGGTGSGSMSKQYKTVSLLDGMKQAGLKTNTELSKLYTDYRKDRPEVGMFAQDWTLPEVPAKQYSDKLVSDAKDFSDEAVVVLTRVGGEGADLPTDMKAKGITYKNNSKDYDDFQKGESFLQLSKTERDMIDLVTSNFKKVTLVYNGANTFQFDFLNDYPQIQSVVWCPPAGQTGFSALGEVLAGETNPSGKTSDTFLKDLTKSVSYNNFGKFEYTNMADKAAKYKGFTGDDVTAIPGFVNYSEGIYVGYKFYETASDEGLINYDDTVAFPFGYGLSYTSFDQKLDSVKYKGGKVTVTATVTNTGDKAGKDVVEAYYNPPYTDGGIEKASKNLAGFEKTKELQPGESQKVTVKFDDDDMASYDYKGAKAYVLEKGDYDISIQSDSHHVIDHKAITVKDTVTYDSDSNTHNGDKTVATNQFDDVAGDVTYLSRADHFANYKEATAAPTNFKMSDKAKETFYNNSNYDPKKFDKDSDKMPTTGAKNGLKLSDMYGKDYDDADWDKLLDQLTFDDMDNLIANGGYGTQALKSVGKIQLTDADGPASLNNNFTGVGSIGFPASTAFACTWNKDLAKQFGEMIGDMAHDMHVAGWYAPAMNIHRNAFSGRTFEYFSEDSLLSGVMASSEISGAKSKGVYSFMKHFALNDQETKRTEMLCTWTNEQAMREIYLKPFEMSVKEGGAQAVMSSFNYIGNTYAGADSALLQTVLRGEWGFKGFVLTDYFGGYGYQNADQEVRAGNDSMLATTKITNHITDKSATSVKAMRQAAHNILYTAANSWQYANGEPKVATPIWKTAMYVAWGVVAVLVIGLEFLTIKRYLSRKKAVATIEPAAEPAQAE; from the coding sequence ATGCTGCAAATCAACATGGCTGATGTCATGAACGTCATCGGTTCATTGACACCATATCTGATTGCGATCGGCGTGCTATTCGTGCTCGCGCTGATCATCACCTTCGCCGTCAACAAGAAGACGGTCAAGGACGTGGCGACCCGTAAGATCGTCCATTCCGAATCCTGGCTGGTGGCGCTGGTAGGCATCGTCGTGGCCGTGTCCATGATGCTGACCGGCCCGCTTTCCACGCTGCTCAACAATGCGACCATCACCAAGTACACGCTGTCCGACGCCACGGTTTCCAAGGCCAACGAGCTGGCCAAGGATGTGCAGTCGGAGGCCGTCACCCTGCTGAAGAATGACGATTCCAACCTGCCGCTGTCCGGCAAGAAGGTCAACGTGTTCGGCTGGGGCTCCACCAACCCCGTCTACGGCGGCACCGGCTCCGGCTCCATGTCGAAGCAGTACAAGACCGTCTCCCTGCTTGACGGCATGAAGCAGGCTGGCCTGAAGACCAATACGGAGCTGAGCAAGCTGTACACGGACTACCGCAAGGATCGTCCTGAGGTCGGCATGTTCGCTCAGGATTGGACCCTGCCCGAGGTGCCGGCCAAGCAGTACTCCGACAAGCTGGTCTCCGACGCGAAGGATTTCTCGGACGAGGCCGTGGTCGTGCTGACCCGTGTCGGCGGCGAGGGCGCGGACCTGCCGACGGACATGAAGGCGAAGGGTATCACCTACAAGAACAACTCCAAGGATTATGACGACTTCCAGAAGGGTGAGAGCTTCCTTCAGTTGTCGAAGACCGAGCGTGACATGATCGACCTGGTCACCAGCAACTTCAAGAAGGTGACGCTCGTCTACAACGGCGCGAACACGTTCCAGTTCGATTTCCTCAACGACTATCCGCAGATCCAGTCCGTCGTGTGGTGCCCGCCGGCTGGCCAGACCGGTTTCTCCGCCCTTGGTGAGGTGCTTGCCGGTGAGACCAACCCGTCCGGCAAGACCTCCGACACCTTCCTCAAGGATCTGACCAAGTCGGTGTCCTATAACAACTTCGGCAAGTTCGAATACACCAATATGGCAGACAAGGCAGCCAAGTACAAGGGCTTCACGGGTGACGACGTCACTGCCATTCCGGGCTTTGTCAACTACTCCGAAGGCATCTATGTGGGCTACAAGTTCTATGAGACCGCTTCGGACGAAGGCCTGATTAATTATGATGACACCGTCGCGTTCCCGTTCGGCTATGGCCTGTCCTACACCTCGTTCGATCAGAAGCTCGACAGCGTGAAGTACAAGGGTGGCAAGGTGACCGTCACCGCCACCGTGACCAACACCGGCGATAAGGCCGGCAAGGACGTGGTCGAGGCCTACTACAACCCGCCGTACACCGACGGCGGCATCGAGAAGGCGTCCAAGAACCTGGCCGGCTTCGAGAAGACCAAGGAACTGCAGCCGGGCGAGTCCCAGAAGGTCACCGTCAAGTTCGATGACGACGACATGGCGTCCTACGACTACAAGGGCGCGAAGGCGTACGTGCTGGAGAAGGGCGATTATGACATCTCCATCCAGTCCGATTCGCACCACGTGATCGATCACAAGGCGATCACCGTGAAGGACACCGTCACCTACGATTCCGATTCGAACACCCACAATGGCGACAAGACCGTGGCCACGAACCAGTTCGATGATGTGGCGGGCGATGTGACGTACCTGTCCCGCGCCGACCACTTCGCGAACTACAAGGAGGCCACCGCCGCCCCGACCAACTTCAAGATGTCCGACAAGGCCAAGGAAACCTTCTACAACAACTCGAACTACGATCCGAAGAAGTTCGACAAGGATTCCGACAAGATGCCGACCACCGGTGCCAAGAACGGTCTGAAGCTGTCCGATATGTACGGCAAGGACTATGACGACGCCGATTGGGACAAGCTGCTCGACCAGCTCACCTTCGACGATATGGACAACCTCATCGCCAATGGTGGCTATGGCACCCAGGCTCTGAAGTCCGTCGGCAAGATCCAGCTGACCGATGCGGACGGCCCGGCATCGCTGAATAACAACTTCACCGGCGTTGGCTCCATCGGCTTCCCGGCTTCCACGGCATTCGCCTGCACTTGGAACAAGGATCTCGCCAAGCAGTTCGGTGAGATGATCGGCGACATGGCCCACGACATGCACGTGGCTGGCTGGTACGCACCGGCCATGAACATCCACCGCAACGCGTTCTCCGGCCGTACCTTCGAGTACTTCTCCGAGGATTCGCTGCTCTCCGGCGTGATGGCATCCAGCGAGATCTCCGGTGCCAAGTCCAAGGGCGTGTACTCCTTCATGAAGCACTTCGCTCTGAATGACCAGGAGACCAAGCGTACGGAAATGCTGTGCACGTGGACGAACGAGCAGGCCATGCGTGAGATCTATCTGAAGCCGTTCGAGATGAGCGTGAAGGAAGGCGGCGCCCAGGCCGTGATGAGCTCCTTCAACTACATCGGCAACACCTATGCCGGCGCCGACAGCGCGCTGCTGCAGACCGTGCTGCGCGGCGAGTGGGGCTTCAAAGGCTTCGTCCTGACCGACTACTTCGGCGGCTACGGCTACCAGAACGCCGATCAGGAAGTGCGTGCGGGCAACGATTCGATGCTTGCCACCACCAAGATCACCAACCACATCACCGATAAGTCCGCCACTTCCGTGAAGGCCATGCGTCAGGCCGCGCACAACATCCTGTACACGGCCGCCAACAGCTGGCAGTACGCGAATGGCGAGCCGAAGGTCGCCACCCCGATCTGGAAGACCGCCATGTACGTGGCTTGGGGCGTGGTTGCGGTGCTCGTGATCGGTCTGGAGTTCCTGACCATCAAGCGCTACCTGAGCCGCAAGAAGGCCGTCGCCACGATTGAGCCGGCTGCAGAGCCCGCTCAGGCCGAGTGA
- a CDS encoding serine/threonine-protein kinase — protein sequence MSDLSALNLEAGSLVGGYTLISRLGSGAMGSVWRVRDDGGHQYAMKILRDSLSDDDSPQRQRDQLTARERLRREAMALQKVRHPGVCGIVDMELDDALAFIVTELIEGKNLREDVRVNGRYVGDDLERLARKLIEAVRAVHASGIVHRDIKPTNVMVSSTGPVLVDFGIAMGEGESHVTRTGLVMGTPGFIAPEIIDGAESDEMTDWWSVASVLAFAATGEPVFGTKPMMTVLERAAAGSANLAGLPAGTMAAFRSALNPDRTKRCTPDDLLQAIAVDALNPQAWVAADNGGAADGDTEAMPPFVESPDNPRTLWRLQDDITGENAIGTRTMPRLSEATQAIGQPDVSATQVIGKQVTSQSDASATQVIAPVDDAETRVLSDALPNVDSTRTMPQSQGTRAMPTGTQVMPQSMPSTQMLPAQNAWNPAEAPTQVDPTIKPALQRIAMRQPPSVIPQATVAAAQQSPAMSFPPVPGMDGPNVAEAPNPADVKRGAMLGRGMLPCALMAIPVAVCGLFSLWTAMAAALLFACALATIGFNTEAQLEREGKRGGEKKSSDWLLRLAGLPWHIVKGFGVAIVRTLIMLAVAALGLSLTTVVLQLPYAVMDMWIFGLTIPMPTLLGGPLSESGLAQAAFCAIGWLVAVAAPGAIVLRLGGGALRKQPYLRHLSELPTQSQGNTEFPANR from the coding sequence ATGAGCGACTTAAGCGCATTGAATCTGGAAGCAGGCAGCCTGGTTGGCGGCTACACGTTGATTTCCCGGCTTGGTTCGGGTGCCATGGGCTCGGTATGGCGTGTGCGGGACGATGGCGGCCATCAATATGCGATGAAGATTTTGCGTGATTCCCTCTCCGACGACGATTCCCCGCAGCGGCAGCGCGACCAACTGACCGCACGCGAGCGCCTGCGCAGGGAGGCGATGGCGTTGCAGAAGGTGCGGCATCCGGGCGTGTGCGGCATTGTGGATATGGAACTTGACGACGCGTTGGCTTTTATTGTGACCGAGTTGATCGAAGGCAAGAATCTGCGTGAGGATGTGCGCGTCAATGGCCGATATGTGGGCGACGATTTGGAACGGCTGGCACGCAAGCTGATTGAGGCGGTGCGTGCCGTGCATGCGTCCGGCATCGTGCACCGCGATATCAAGCCGACGAATGTGATGGTGTCGAGCACCGGCCCGGTATTGGTGGATTTCGGCATCGCTATGGGCGAAGGCGAAAGCCATGTGACGCGTACCGGTCTGGTGATGGGCACGCCGGGGTTCATCGCGCCGGAAATCATTGATGGCGCGGAATCGGATGAAATGACCGATTGGTGGTCGGTGGCGAGCGTATTGGCGTTCGCCGCTACGGGTGAGCCGGTGTTCGGCACGAAGCCGATGATGACCGTGTTGGAACGTGCGGCGGCAGGCAGCGCCAATCTTGCGGGACTTCCTGCGGGCACGATGGCCGCGTTCCGTTCGGCGCTTAATCCGGATCGGACGAAGCGGTGCACGCCGGACGATTTGCTGCAGGCGATCGCCGTGGATGCGTTGAATCCGCAGGCGTGGGTTGCGGCCGACAATGGTGGCGCAGCGGATGGCGATACGGAGGCGATGCCCCCTTTTGTTGAATCGCCCGACAATCCGCGCACGTTGTGGCGATTGCAGGACGATATAACCGGCGAAAACGCCATCGGCACGCGCACGATGCCAAGGCTCAGCGAAGCAACGCAGGCGATCGGGCAGCCCGATGTGAGCGCAACTCAAGTAATCGGGAAACAAGTGACCAGCCAATCCGACGCGAGCGCAACGCAGGTGATCGCACCTGTTGACGATGCCGAGACCAGAGTGCTTTCCGACGCACTTCCCAACGTGGACAGCACGCGCACGATGCCGCAATCGCAAGGCACGCGGGCGATGCCGACAGGCACACAGGTAATGCCGCAATCCATGCCGTCAACACAAATGCTGCCGGCCCAGAACGCATGGAATCCAGCGGAAGCGCCGACGCAAGTCGACCCGACCATCAAACCCGCGTTGCAACGCATCGCCATGCGGCAGCCACCGTCCGTCATACCGCAGGCCACGGTGGCCGCGGCGCAGCAATCGCCCGCAATGTCATTCCCGCCGGTACCCGGTATGGATGGGCCGAACGTTGCGGAAGCACCCAATCCCGCCGATGTGAAGCGTGGCGCGATGTTGGGCCGGGGCATGCTCCCCTGCGCGCTGATGGCGATTCCCGTGGCCGTCTGCGGACTGTTCTCACTGTGGACGGCGATGGCAGCCGCGTTGCTGTTCGCCTGTGCGCTGGCCACCATCGGATTCAACACGGAGGCGCAGCTCGAGCGCGAAGGCAAACGTGGCGGCGAGAAGAAAAGTTCCGACTGGCTGCTGCGATTGGCGGGACTGCCCTGGCACATCGTGAAGGGCTTCGGCGTCGCCATCGTGCGGACGCTGATCATGTTGGCCGTGGCCGCGCTGGGTTTGTCGCTCACCACGGTCGTGCTGCAGCTTCCGTATGCCGTGATGGATATGTGGATATTTGGATTGACGATTCCGATGCCGACGCTGCTTGGCGGTCCGCTTTCCGAAAGCGGGCTGGCGCAGGCTGCGTTCTGCGCGATCGGCTGGCTTGTGGCCGTGGCCGCTCCGGGCGCGATCGTACTGCGATTGGGCGGCGGCGCACTGCGTAAACAGCCGTATCTGCGCCACTTGAGCGAGCTGCCGACGCAATCGCAAGGCAATACGGAATTCCCGGCGAATCGATAG
- a CDS encoding DsbA family protein, with translation MAQNSKDAQKRTSRAERRAAEAAAMKARAEQMEKERKQQTIIGGIVVAVLVILVAIGAFTVYHNMHKKAETKASTETVQEAYTALQKVKNTPKLVDKNGGLLISKNGYGKAVEGAPTVELYMDFLCPGCGNLHRQLDADLQKMVDAGQINLDLHFMAFMDRWSTDEYSSRAANAAIYLAEHDSDPNHLISFLEKVYAEDFQPEEGSAYKSVSDAKIKEQMIAAGVSKDVADKAFGRDYQEWLDAIDTYTPKRSELWHQSGSYKGSMTTPTVIINGKYWDMDQLTTAQTTVKDGLLESIGLKDSEVGVAGKMPSIGAKKGPISVTTGE, from the coding sequence ATGGCCCAGAACAGCAAGGATGCGCAGAAGCGTACCAGCCGCGCCGAGCGTAGGGCCGCCGAGGCCGCGGCGATGAAGGCGCGCGCCGAGCAGATGGAAAAGGAACGCAAGCAGCAGACGATCATCGGCGGCATCGTGGTGGCGGTGCTGGTGATTCTGGTGGCGATCGGCGCGTTCACCGTGTACCACAACATGCATAAGAAGGCCGAAACGAAGGCTTCCACCGAAACCGTGCAGGAAGCGTACACGGCGTTGCAGAAAGTGAAGAACACTCCGAAGCTCGTCGATAAGAACGGCGGCCTGCTGATTTCCAAGAACGGCTACGGCAAGGCTGTGGAGGGCGCGCCGACCGTCGAGCTCTACATGGATTTCCTGTGCCCGGGCTGCGGCAACCTGCACCGCCAGTTGGACGCCGACCTGCAGAAGATGGTCGATGCGGGGCAGATCAATCTGGACCTGCATTTCATGGCGTTCATGGACCGTTGGTCCACCGACGAGTATTCCAGTCGCGCGGCGAACGCGGCCATCTACCTGGCCGAGCATGACAGCGACCCGAACCATCTGATCTCCTTCCTGGAGAAGGTCTACGCCGAGGATTTCCAGCCGGAGGAAGGCTCCGCATACAAGTCGGTGAGCGACGCCAAGATCAAGGAGCAGATGATCGCCGCGGGTGTTTCCAAGGATGTTGCGGACAAGGCGTTTGGCCGCGATTATCAGGAATGGCTTGATGCGATCGACACTTACACGCCGAAGCGTTCCGAACTGTGGCATCAGTCCGGCAGCTACAAGGGCAGCATGACCACGCCGACCGTGATCATCAACGGCAAGTATTGGGATATGGACCAGCTGACCACCGCCCAGACGACGGTTAAGGACGGTCTGTTGGAATCGATCGGCCTGAAGGACAGCGAAGTCGGCGTTGCCGGCAAGATGCCGTCCATCGGAGCCAAGAAGGGGCCGATTTCCGTCACCACGGGCGAATAA
- a CDS encoding G5 domain-containing protein — translation MTRRWTPRRFVTLRRVRVMACVASLTLTSALAFGVGARKSVALTVNGETTTVTTYAMSVDRLLQEQGVKVKTHDLVESTSPTSMLKNHDVVNVQSAYQTTITIDGQEVPFWTVASSAEQLLDFFNQNETEAAKITVNISNVYNKLTGGLIINQKGPVTVIADGKSSVAPNGKLPAASILDAKGITLGKEDRVSVEKDGKKTILRVRRVTHGEETRTKEVPFGTQTIIDPNLQPGEVTIRQEGENGEIQQTYAVTYVDGVKESETLTEEKTTKIAIDKVIAVGPEKTTDDTDKSDNSGNGNGDNGDSGKTDDGKNDSGKNDSNKNDNKSDSNKSDSDKTDSNKSDSSDKNNSNNNSNNNSNNTKKDDPAPTPTPTPAPQPTPAPQPKPQPTPQPSNPSAGCRLYHPSAAQAQAYASGAAAQRGWTGQNWTDLVKLWNRESGWSWSAENVYSGAYGIPQALPGSQMATFGANWKDDAAVQIDWGLSYIAQRYGSPSAAWQHSEQTGWY, via the coding sequence ATGACGAGAAGGTGGACCCCTCGGAGATTCGTGACGCTTCGTCGTGTCCGCGTCATGGCATGCGTGGCCTCATTGACTTTGACTTCGGCGTTGGCGTTTGGTGTGGGCGCGCGCAAATCCGTGGCATTGACCGTCAATGGGGAGACCACCACGGTGACCACATATGCGATGAGCGTGGACCGTCTGCTGCAGGAGCAGGGCGTGAAAGTCAAAACGCACGACCTGGTGGAGTCGACCAGCCCGACCAGCATGCTGAAGAACCATGATGTGGTGAACGTGCAGAGCGCATACCAGACCACCATCACCATCGACGGCCAGGAAGTGCCGTTCTGGACGGTCGCGTCCAGCGCCGAGCAGTTGCTGGACTTCTTCAACCAAAACGAAACCGAAGCGGCGAAAATCACCGTCAATATCAGCAACGTCTACAACAAGCTCACCGGCGGTCTCATCATCAACCAGAAGGGGCCCGTCACCGTCATCGCGGACGGCAAAAGCTCGGTGGCGCCGAACGGCAAGCTGCCCGCCGCCTCCATTCTTGACGCCAAAGGCATCACGTTGGGCAAGGAGGATCGCGTCAGCGTCGAAAAGGACGGCAAAAAGACCATTCTGCGCGTCCGCCGCGTGACCCACGGCGAGGAAACACGTACGAAGGAAGTGCCGTTCGGCACGCAGACCATCATCGACCCGAACCTGCAGCCGGGCGAAGTCACGATACGGCAGGAAGGCGAAAACGGCGAAATCCAGCAGACGTACGCCGTCACCTACGTGGATGGCGTGAAGGAAAGCGAGACGCTGACCGAAGAGAAGACCACGAAAATCGCCATCGACAAAGTCATTGCGGTCGGACCGGAAAAAACTACGGACGATACCGACAAATCCGACAACAGCGGCAACGGCAATGGCGATAACGGCGATTCCGGCAAGACGGACGACGGCAAGAACGATTCGGGTAAGAACGACTCGAATAAAAACGACAATAAGTCCGATTCGAACAAGTCCGATTCCGACAAAACCGATTCGAACAAGTCGGATTCCTCGGATAAGAACAATTCGAACAACAACTCGAATAACAATTCCAACAACACCAAGAAGGACGATCCGGCACCGACCCCCACACCAACCCCTGCACCGCAGCCGACTCCCGCACCCCAGCCCAAACCGCAGCCCACGCCGCAGCCGAGCAATCCTTCCGCAGGCTGCCGCTTGTACCATCCTTCCGCGGCACAGGCACAGGCCTACGCTTCCGGCGCGGCGGCGCAGCGCGGCTGGACCGGCCAGAACTGGACGGATCTGGTCAAACTCTGGAATCGCGAATCCGGATGGAGCTGGAGCGCGGAAAACGTGTATTCGGGCGCATACGGTATTCCACAAGCGTTGCCGGGCAGCCAAATGGCCACGTTCGGCGCGAATTGGAAGGACGATGCCGCCGTGCAGATCGACTGGGGTCTGAGCTACATCGCACAGCGGTACGGCAGCCCGTCCGCGGCGTGGCAGCACTCCGAACAGACCGGATGGTACTGA
- the rsmA gene encoding 16S rRNA (adenine(1518)-N(6)/adenine(1519)-N(6))-dimethyltransferase RsmA, whose translation MTENVNEHTQGHLLGAADIRRIAADAGISPTKKFGQNFVIDPGTVRRIVREAGVTADDHVLEVGPGLGSLTLAILETGATMTAVEIDPPVAERLPKTIAEFMPDAVDRFRVVNRDALTVNPENLPDFKDDDSFTLVANLPYNVATPILLTLLERFDNLGTFLVMVQKEVADRLSEKPGSKIYGTPSVKLAWYGTAERVGVIGRNVFWPAPNVDSALVLFKRYPGGHTPAADNADGSVVDRETVFRLIDAAFGQRRKTLHAALKKIVPSEAFEKAGIDPTRRGETLTIDEFVALARALDEVFAS comes from the coding sequence ATGACAGAAAACGTGAACGAGCATACGCAGGGCCATTTGCTGGGGGCGGCCGACATCCGACGCATCGCCGCCGACGCGGGTATCAGCCCGACGAAGAAATTCGGGCAGAATTTCGTGATTGATCCGGGAACCGTGCGTCGCATCGTGCGCGAGGCCGGCGTGACCGCCGACGACCATGTGCTGGAAGTCGGTCCCGGACTGGGTTCGCTGACGCTGGCGATTCTGGAAACCGGCGCCACGATGACGGCTGTGGAAATCGACCCGCCGGTCGCCGAACGCCTGCCGAAAACCATCGCCGAATTCATGCCGGACGCCGTGGACCGCTTCCGTGTGGTCAACCGCGACGCACTTACCGTCAATCCGGAGAATCTGCCCGATTTCAAGGATGACGATTCCTTCACGCTGGTGGCCAATCTGCCGTACAACGTGGCCACGCCGATTCTGCTCACCCTGTTGGAACGTTTCGACAATCTGGGCACCTTCCTGGTGATGGTGCAGAAGGAAGTGGCGGACCGTTTGAGCGAGAAGCCCGGTTCGAAGATCTACGGCACGCCGAGCGTGAAGCTCGCATGGTACGGCACCGCGGAACGCGTGGGCGTCATCGGCCGCAACGTGTTCTGGCCGGCCCCGAACGTCGATTCCGCGCTGGTGCTGTTCAAGCGCTACCCGGGCGGTCACACCCCCGCCGCGGACAATGCGGACGGTTCCGTGGTGGATCGCGAAACCGTGTTCCGTTTGATCGACGCGGCTTTCGGGCAGCGCCGCAAGACCCTGCACGCCGCATTGAAGAAAATCGTGCCGTCCGAAGCGTTCGAGAAGGCCGGCATCGACCCGACCCGTCGTGGCGAGACGCTCACCATCGACGAATTCGTGGCGTTGGCACGCGCGTTGGATGAGGTGTTCGCGTCATGA
- a CDS encoding 4-(cytidine 5'-diphospho)-2-C-methyl-D-erythritol kinase — translation MSTIDSPAIGTATINAVSVDCPAKTNLTLHVGPSHAEWGGRHELDTIYCAVGVYDTVTATRKAPGSGFSLNLEGAYLGDLASSGSDMRRNHAVLALFAMAEASSHEPDVALNIDKRIPVGAGMAGGSADAAATILALNTLWDLDWPIERLQEVAATLGADMPFCLTGGYARGTGFGERIEQLDDDGDIVRDLTERGFTGHLLVGAYRAELRTPEVYATFDQIGAGDGDENHLQKAAVSLHPRSGQAIEEALRAGASQAFVSGSGPSVIAFVPTEDAADAVQRAWQDSRCVDRIIATNAPARPIVHITA, via the coding sequence ATGAGCACCATTGATTCGCCCGCCATCGGAACGGCCACCATCAACGCCGTGAGCGTGGACTGCCCGGCGAAAACGAATCTGACCCTGCATGTGGGCCCGTCGCATGCCGAATGGGGCGGCCGTCATGAACTCGACACCATCTATTGCGCGGTCGGCGTATACGACACCGTCACCGCCACGCGCAAAGCGCCGGGAAGCGGCTTCTCGCTGAATCTCGAGGGCGCGTATCTGGGCGACCTGGCCTCTTCCGGCAGCGATATGCGCCGCAACCACGCCGTGCTGGCATTGTTCGCCATGGCCGAAGCGAGCAGCCATGAGCCGGACGTGGCGTTGAACATCGACAAGCGCATCCCCGTCGGCGCGGGCATGGCCGGCGGTTCCGCCGATGCGGCGGCGACGATTCTGGCATTGAACACGTTGTGGGATCTCGATTGGCCGATCGAACGCCTGCAGGAAGTCGCGGCCACGCTGGGCGCGGACATGCCGTTCTGTCTGACCGGCGGTTACGCGCGCGGCACCGGTTTCGGCGAACGCATCGAACAGCTTGATGACGATGGCGATATCGTACGCGATCTTACGGAACGTGGGTTTACCGGCCATCTGCTGGTCGGCGCATACCGTGCGGAACTGCGCACGCCGGAAGTGTATGCCACATTCGATCAGATCGGTGCCGGCGATGGCGATGAGAACCACCTGCAGAAGGCGGCGGTCTCCCTGCATCCGCGTAGCGGACAGGCGATCGAGGAAGCCTTGCGTGCGGGAGCCAGCCAGGCGTTCGTCTCCGGTTCCGGCCCGTCCGTCATCGCGTTCGTGCCGACGGAGGATGCGGCGGACGCCGTGCAGCGGGCATGGCAGGACAGCCGTTGCGTCGATCGCATCATCGCCACGAACGCCCCAGCCCGACCGATTGTGCATATCACCGCATGA
- a CDS encoding LytR C-terminal domain-containing protein, with translation MTQANDERAARKEYIRRRQKTVFSIVGAVMVVAMVVSLLFFFHVGGLGNVKSAAVQPNYGQQAPCPIKEADGNKAKYVENRNITLRVLNGTKFSGFAKAVSDALQNREFNPQTPGNYTKKVDRTMIVFGKNGVNQAYTVASNFTDAMLVMDDRQDQLIDVIVGATFDNLQDTKKVPAAGKAITGIQGCVAVDKMTDLPKAPEHDAVNPQS, from the coding sequence ATGACCCAGGCTAACGACGAGCGCGCCGCGCGCAAAGAGTACATTCGCCGCCGTCAGAAGACGGTGTTCAGCATCGTCGGAGCCGTCATGGTGGTCGCCATGGTGGTGTCCCTGCTGTTCTTTTTCCATGTCGGAGGCCTGGGCAACGTCAAGTCGGCCGCCGTACAGCCGAACTACGGCCAGCAGGCACCGTGCCCCATCAAGGAAGCCGACGGCAACAAGGCCAAGTATGTGGAGAATCGCAACATCACGCTGCGTGTGCTCAACGGCACGAAGTTCTCCGGCTTCGCCAAGGCGGTGAGCGACGCGTTGCAGAACCGCGAGTTCAACCCCCAGACGCCGGGCAACTACACCAAGAAGGTGGATCGCACGATGATCGTCTTCGGCAAGAACGGCGTGAATCAGGCGTACACCGTGGCAAGCAATTTCACCGATGCCATGCTGGTTATGGACGACCGTCAGGACCAGCTGATCGACGTCATCGTGGGCGCCACGTTCGACAATCTGCAGGATACGAAGAAGGTTCCCGCCGCAGGCAAGGCGATCACCGGCATCCAGGGCTGCGTCGCGGTGGACAAGATGACCGACCTGCCCAAGGCGCCCGAGCATGATGCGGTGAATCCGCAAAGCTGA